A portion of the Macaca thibetana thibetana isolate TM-01 chromosome 9, ASM2454274v1, whole genome shotgun sequence genome contains these proteins:
- the LOC126962632 gene encoding glutamate dehydrogenase 1, mitochondrial-like, producing the protein MSILGMTPGFGDKIFVVKGFGNVGLHSMRYLHCFGAKCIAVGESNESIWNPDGIDPKELEDFKLQHGSVLGFPKAKPYEGSILEADCDILIPAASEKQLTKSNTPRVKAKIIAEGANGPTTPEADKIFLERNIMVIPDLYLNAGGVTVSYFEWLKNLNHVSYGRLTFKYERDSNYHLLMSVQESLERKFGKHRGTIPIIPTAEFQDRISQIMRTAMKYNLGLDLRTAAYVNAIEKVFKVYNEAGVTFT; encoded by the exons ATGAGCATTTTAGGAATGACACCAGGGTttggagataaaatatttgttgttaag GGATTTGGTAATGTGGGCCTACACTCTATGAGATATTTACATTGTTTTGGTGCTAAATGTATTGCTGTTGGTGAGTCTAATGAGAGTATATGGAATCCAGATGGTATTGACCCAAAGGAACTGGAAGACTTCAAGTTg CAACATGGGTCCGTTCTGGGCTTCCCCAAGGCAAAGCCCTATGAAGGAAGCATCTTGGAGGCCGACTGTGACATACTGATCCCAGCTGCCAGTGAGAAGCAGTTGACCAAATCCAACACacccagagtcaaagccaag ATCATTGCTGAAGGTGCCAATGGGCCAACAACTCCAGAAGCGGACAAGATCTTCCTGGAGAGAAACATTATGGTTATTCCA GATCTCTACCTGAATGCTGGAGGAGTGACAGTATCTTACTTTGAGTGGCTGAAGAATCTAAATCATGTCAGCTATGGCCGTTTGACCTTCAAATATGAAAGGGATTCTAACTACCACTTGCTCA tgTCTGTTCAAGAgagtttagaaagaaaatttggaaagcatCGTGGAACTATTCCCATTATACCCACAGCAGAGTTCCAAGACAGGATATCG caAATTATGCGCACAGCCATGAAGTATAACCTGGGATTGGACCTGAGAACAGCTGCCTATGTCAATGCCATTGAGAAAGTCTTCAAAGTGTACAATGAAGCTGGTGTGACCTTCACATAG